One Streptococcus sp. zg-86 DNA window includes the following coding sequences:
- a CDS encoding RNA polymerase sigma factor: MKLDAYEQVLIDFAKDVIAYLMASGVPKEQAEDVVQDIFVKLLEMPVAIPGEKIRAFLYRSAIRRYIDKYRRDKRYMEILRQEFFKPHELSPFETDQYDFLLEEVEKLPQQDALLLELFYFQGFTIREIAELLSYSVSKVKVSLHRSRQKLKQALKQKGYDDGNI, encoded by the coding sequence ATTAAACTAGATGCCTATGAACAAGTCTTGATTGATTTTGCCAAAGATGTCATCGCTTATTTGATGGCATCAGGTGTGCCGAAAGAGCAGGCAGAAGATGTCGTCCAAGATATATTTGTCAAGCTTCTTGAAATGCCAGTTGCAATCCCTGGTGAAAAGATTCGAGCCTTCCTGTACCGCTCTGCCATTCGTCGCTACATTGATAAGTACCGCAGAGACAAACGTTATATGGAAATTTTACGGCAAGAATTTTTCAAACCACATGAACTTTCCCCCTTTGAAACAGACCAATATGACTTTCTCTTGGAAGAAGTAGAAAAATTGCCACAGCAGGATGCGCTTCTCTTGGAACTCTTTTATTTTCAGGGTTTTACTATTCGTGAAATAGCAGAGCTTCTCTCTTATTCCGTCAGCAAGGTCAAAGTCAGTCTGCACCGCAGTCGTCAAAAATTAAAACAAGCCCTTAAACAGAAAGGATATGATGATGGAAACATTTGA
- a CDS encoding anti sigma factor C-terminal domain-containing protein has translation MKTFEVAAKKSKRKNRVKTVLLSIVTGFVLLVVGWKGLAWITSRNANEVRDYHQTMTEISYPNVSYINWSFIADSEFTGTYYADQVKDIAGITVPFEDFESHYGLYRGYGSNQHLNLYKSSDNKGGYTHGNSYKVPLFYNTNRNYQQMGDIVTQDISLLSQMPNRVVEMAVTFDKPYTFDEIQTMIPSHLNINWYWIGSTSIYDTSKLKLNAQIGFQPNLAQLETYDEMKKQEKPANLSKEKAQKAYEDYQKKLADLTPSQAFHNSYTFFQAHLEKALANHWLGYSVGEDGKDYDLTNDVKDYLKKNQDGKTATFAGVILTGKAEDFAQLEKASWIFASNIGQDVEVKPYYHLETHR, from the coding sequence ATGAAGACTTTTGAAGTTGCAGCAAAGAAAAGTAAACGAAAGAACAGGGTGAAAACTGTCTTACTTTCGATCGTGACGGGATTTGTACTGTTGGTTGTCGGTTGGAAGGGGCTGGCTTGGATTACCTCTCGTAATGCCAATGAAGTGCGTGATTACCACCAAACAATGACAGAAATCAGTTATCCTAATGTTAGCTATATAAACTGGTCCTTCATTGCAGACTCGGAATTTACCGGAACCTATTATGCCGATCAGGTTAAGGATATTGCAGGAATTACTGTTCCGTTTGAAGATTTTGAGAGTCATTATGGCCTGTATAGGGGCTATGGCTCAAATCAGCATCTCAATCTCTATAAATCATCAGATAATAAGGGTGGCTACACCCACGGGAATAGCTATAAGGTGCCACTTTTTTATAATACCAATCGCAATTATCAGCAAATGGGGGATATCGTCACTCAGGACATCTCTCTCTTATCTCAGATGCCCAATCGCGTAGTTGAAATGGCAGTGACCTTTGATAAGCCCTATACCTTTGATGAAATTCAAACCATGATTCCTAGTCATTTGAACATCAACTGGTACTGGATTGGTAGCACTAGTATCTATGATACGAGTAAGTTAAAGCTCAATGCTCAGATTGGTTTTCAGCCGAATCTCGCTCAACTAGAAACCTATGACGAGATGAAAAAACAGGAAAAACCAGCAAATCTGTCTAAGGAAAAAGCTCAAAAAGCCTATGAGGACTACCAAAAGAAACTGGCTGATTTAACACCTAGTCAAGCCTTCCATAATAGCTATACCTTCTTCCAAGCACATCTGGAGAAGGCTTTGGCGAATCATTGGCTCGGATATAGTGTGGGAGAAGATGGGAAAGACTATGATTTGACCAATGATGTCAAAGACTATCTTAAAAAGAATCAAGACGGAAAAACAGCTACATTTGCTGGTGTGATTTTAACGGGTAAGGCAGAAGACTTTGCTCAACTTGAAAAAGCTAGCTGGATTTTTGCCTCTAATATCGGTCAGGATGTGGAAGTTAAGCCCTATTATCACCTAGAGACCCACAGATAA
- a CDS encoding RNA polymerase sigma factor — MRFDEYEKEVMGIAKEISYYLQKSGANQADSDDIAQDILVKILEADIVLPFEKLRAWLYRSAIRAYIDRYRRDRRYHEIIQQEFFHKEKALKYDTADYGPLYEAVAELPTQYQSVLDCYYFQEMTTKEVAQVLGISQSLVKMNLYRGRKQLARLLKEKGYEYEDF, encoded by the coding sequence ATTCGGTTCGACGAATATGAAAAAGAAGTCATGGGCATTGCGAAAGAAATTTCCTATTATCTGCAAAAATCAGGCGCCAATCAAGCAGATAGTGATGATATTGCTCAGGACATTTTGGTTAAAATTCTCGAGGCAGACATTGTTCTTCCCTTCGAGAAATTGCGGGCTTGGCTTTATCGCTCAGCTATTCGAGCCTATATTGATCGGTATCGTAGAGATAGGCGCTACCATGAGATTATCCAGCAGGAATTTTTCCACAAGGAGAAGGCGCTAAAGTACGATACAGCAGATTATGGACCGTTGTATGAGGCGGTAGCAGAATTGCCCACTCAGTACCAGTCGGTACTGGACTGTTATTATTTTCAAGAAATGACGACCAAGGAGGTAGCACAGGTCTTGGGAATTAGTCAAAGCCTGGTTAAGATGAACCTCTATCGTGGTCGTAAGCAGTTAGCAAGATTGCTAAAGGAGAAAGGATACGAATATGAAGACTTTTGA